A single window of Mycolicibacterium madagascariense DNA harbors:
- a CDS encoding DMT family transporter produces MEWFASHGLAIGSALLAALAAAVGIVVRQAALQRSASDAPSVVTVILRDRLWWAGTIAAAAGYAFQAFALAHGSVLLVQPLVVSSLLFVLPLSAWWTGGRVTAVEWGWALLLTAGLAVFVLVGQPREGHNRPPVPAWTIAMAGVIPIVAICVVVARRTSGRTRAAALGVAVAVGLGMIAVVTKICTHRFALGGWRDLLSIPAPYVLVALAVVVTIMQQWAFRAGALSASVPIMLVGEPVVAVALGTVVLGEHLTVRGVGYVALPIAIAAMLVATIALGRDSGAHSEVNSRTTIRPQPVPDPTP; encoded by the coding sequence ATGGAGTGGTTCGCATCCCACGGACTGGCGATCGGTTCGGCGCTGCTGGCGGCGCTGGCCGCGGCGGTTGGCATCGTCGTGCGGCAGGCGGCCCTGCAGCGCTCCGCCTCCGACGCGCCGTCGGTGGTGACCGTCATCCTGCGCGACCGGCTCTGGTGGGCGGGGACGATCGCGGCGGCCGCGGGTTATGCATTCCAGGCGTTCGCGCTGGCGCACGGTTCGGTGCTGCTGGTGCAGCCGCTGGTGGTGTCGTCGCTGCTGTTCGTCCTCCCGCTGAGCGCGTGGTGGACCGGCGGGCGGGTGACAGCGGTCGAATGGGGGTGGGCACTGCTGCTGACCGCGGGTCTGGCGGTGTTCGTGCTCGTCGGGCAGCCCCGCGAGGGACACAATCGTCCGCCGGTGCCCGCGTGGACGATCGCTATGGCCGGCGTGATACCGATCGTCGCGATCTGCGTGGTGGTGGCCCGTCGGACGTCGGGGCGCACCCGGGCGGCCGCACTGGGCGTCGCCGTCGCCGTGGGGCTCGGGATGATCGCCGTGGTCACCAAGATATGCACCCACCGATTCGCGCTCGGCGGGTGGCGCGATCTGCTCTCCATCCCCGCGCCCTACGTTCTGGTCGCACTGGCGGTGGTCGTGACGATCATGCAGCAGTGGGCCTTTCGGGCCGGAGCGCTGTCGGCGTCGGTGCCGATCATGCTCGTCGGCGAGCCCGTCGTCGCCGTGGCGCTGGGCACCGTCGTGCTCGGCGAGCACCTCACCGTCCGTGGCGTGGGCTACGTGGCCCTGCCGATCGCGATCGCCGCCATGCTGGTGGCGACGATCGCGCTCGGCCGCGACTCCGGCGCCCACTCGGAAGTGAACTCCCGCACCACGATTCGGCCTCAGCCGGTGCCGGACCCCACGCCCTAG
- a CDS encoding APC family permease encodes MTAESEAVSTPTTSSGLKKGSIGIVAVIFMAVANAAPITAMTGNVPIAVGFGNGLGAPAGFLFATIVLTLFALGYVAMARHITTTGAFYGFISHGLGQIWGMASGMLATFAYVVFEGSLIGAFAYFANDALNTIFGVDIPWLAFGVFAIVLIAVLCYFDISLTAAILGVTLTCEVLILLALAFSVIFSGGGPDGFMLGQTVALNNAFQSLPAGAFGTAATAGAMATGLFFAFWSWVGFETTAVYGEESRNPKKIIPRATIIAVVGLGLFYTFISAMVIAGNGAKQSVEASISASPLDLFFKLVDAKLGAIPLDAYKILLVIGSFACALAFHNAASRYLFALGREIPSEKIRNTLGSTHPKHGSPWVASVVQSVITLLIVLGFYAFTAVQAADASGNLVDTPSLVPYVNIYGLLALIGTAAILLVQAICSAAVISYFWVKKTHRGNVITTLICPVVGGVGMLYVVWALWQSLAVAAGAASNSYVLKAGPYMLLVVFVVGLAYTVWLRSAKPETYAEIGRTVLDEAHERSDEAPATPSA; translated from the coding sequence ATGACTGCTGAATCCGAAGCCGTCAGCACACCCACGACGTCGTCCGGTTTGAAGAAGGGGTCCATCGGCATCGTCGCGGTCATCTTCATGGCCGTCGCGAACGCCGCCCCGATCACCGCCATGACGGGCAACGTGCCGATCGCCGTCGGTTTCGGCAACGGACTCGGCGCCCCGGCGGGCTTCCTGTTCGCCACGATCGTCCTGACGCTGTTCGCGCTGGGCTACGTCGCGATGGCCCGACACATCACCACCACCGGCGCCTTCTACGGGTTCATCTCCCACGGCCTCGGACAGATCTGGGGCATGGCGAGCGGCATGCTCGCCACGTTCGCCTACGTGGTGTTCGAGGGTTCCCTGATCGGCGCGTTCGCGTACTTCGCGAACGACGCCCTCAACACCATCTTCGGGGTCGACATCCCGTGGCTGGCGTTCGGCGTGTTCGCCATCGTGCTCATCGCGGTGCTGTGCTACTTCGACATCAGCCTCACCGCAGCCATTCTCGGCGTCACGCTGACCTGCGAGGTGCTGATCCTCCTGGCGCTGGCGTTCTCGGTGATCTTCTCCGGCGGCGGGCCCGACGGCTTCATGCTGGGCCAGACCGTCGCCCTCAACAACGCCTTCCAGAGCCTGCCTGCGGGCGCATTCGGCACGGCCGCCACCGCGGGTGCGATGGCCACCGGATTGTTCTTCGCCTTCTGGTCGTGGGTCGGATTCGAGACCACCGCCGTCTACGGCGAGGAATCCCGCAACCCGAAGAAGATCATCCCGCGCGCGACCATCATCGCGGTCGTCGGACTCGGCCTGTTCTACACGTTCATCTCCGCCATGGTCATCGCCGGCAATGGCGCCAAGCAGTCGGTGGAGGCCTCGATCAGCGCGTCGCCGCTGGACCTGTTCTTCAAGCTGGTCGATGCCAAACTGGGCGCAATTCCGTTGGACGCCTACAAGATCCTGCTGGTGATCGGTTCGTTCGCGTGCGCGCTGGCCTTCCACAACGCGGCGTCGCGGTACCTGTTCGCGCTGGGCCGGGAGATCCCGTCGGAGAAGATCAGGAACACCCTCGGCAGCACCCATCCCAAGCATGGATCGCCCTGGGTCGCGTCGGTGGTCCAGAGCGTCATCACGCTGCTGATCGTGCTGGGGTTCTACGCCTTCACCGCCGTCCAGGCCGCCGACGCCAGCGGCAACCTGGTGGACACCCCGTCGCTGGTGCCCTACGTCAACATCTACGGTCTGCTGGCCCTGATCGGGACGGCGGCCATCCTTCTCGTGCAAGCGATCTGCTCGGCCGCGGTCATCTCCTACTTCTGGGTCAAGAAGACGCATCGGGGCAACGTCATCACGACGCTGATCTGCCCCGTGGTCGGTGGCGTCGGCATGCTCTACGTGGTGTGGGCGCTGTGGCAGAGCCTGGCCGTCGCGGCCGGCGCCGCCTCCAATTCCTATGTCCTCAAGGCCGGTCCGTACATGCTGCTGGTCGTCTTCGTCGTCGGACTGGCCTACACGGTGTGGCTGCGCTCCGCCAAGCCGGAGACCTACGCGGAGATCGGTCGCACCGTGCTCGACGAGGCGCACGAGCGCAGCGACGAGGCACCGGCGACGCCGTCGGCCTGA
- a CDS encoding NAD(P)-dependent alcohol dehydrogenase, with protein sequence MTTTVNAMAATSATEPLTKTTIERRDVGPHDVAFDIKFAGICHSDIHTVKGEWGEPEYPVVAGHEIAGVVTEVGSDVTKYKVGDHVGVGCFVDSCRECDNCKAGLQQYCTGEGGMIGTYNATGKDGTPTYGGYSQAIVVDENYVLRIPDSIPLDKAAPLLCAGITLFSPLHHWGAGPDKKVAIIGLGGLGHMGVKIAHAMGAEVTVLSQSLKKMEDGLRLGADEYYATSDEDTFTKLAGKFDLIVNTVSANLDLAAYMGLLATDGTLVEVGAPEKPMELPFFPLAAQRRSLSGSMIGGIPETQEMLDFCAEHDITPEIEVIAADYVNEAYERVLASDVRYRFVIDTSTLQ encoded by the coding sequence ATGACCACCACCGTTAACGCCATGGCCGCCACGTCGGCGACCGAACCACTGACCAAGACCACCATCGAGCGCCGCGACGTCGGACCGCACGACGTCGCGTTCGACATCAAGTTCGCCGGCATCTGCCACTCCGACATCCACACCGTGAAGGGCGAGTGGGGCGAGCCCGAGTACCCCGTCGTCGCCGGTCACGAGATCGCCGGCGTCGTCACCGAGGTCGGCTCGGACGTCACCAAGTACAAGGTCGGCGATCACGTCGGCGTCGGCTGCTTCGTCGACTCCTGTCGCGAGTGCGACAACTGCAAGGCCGGATTGCAGCAGTACTGCACCGGTGAGGGCGGCATGATCGGCACCTACAACGCCACCGGCAAGGACGGCACCCCCACCTACGGCGGCTACAGCCAGGCCATCGTCGTCGACGAGAACTACGTGCTGCGCATCCCGGACAGCATCCCCCTGGACAAGGCCGCGCCGCTGCTGTGCGCCGGCATCACGCTGTTCTCCCCGTTGCACCACTGGGGTGCGGGGCCCGACAAGAAGGTCGCCATCATCGGTCTCGGCGGACTCGGCCACATGGGCGTCAAGATCGCCCACGCCATGGGCGCCGAGGTGACCGTGCTGAGCCAGTCGCTCAAGAAGATGGAGGACGGTCTGCGTCTCGGCGCCGACGAGTACTACGCCACCAGCGACGAGGACACCTTCACCAAGCTCGCGGGCAAGTTCGACCTCATCGTCAACACCGTGTCGGCCAATCTCGACCTCGCCGCCTACATGGGTCTGCTCGCGACCGACGGCACGCTCGTCGAGGTCGGCGCGCCGGAGAAGCCGATGGAGCTGCCGTTCTTCCCGCTCGCCGCGCAGCGCCGCAGCCTGTCTGGTTCGATGATCGGCGGCATCCCCGAGACCCAGGAGATGCTCGACTTCTGCGCCGAGCACGACATCACCCCCGAGATCGAGGTCATCGCGGCCGACTACGTCAACGAGGCCTACGAGCGGGTGCTCGCCAGCGACGTGCGGTACCGCTTCGTGATCGACACCTCGACCCTGCAGTAA